Within the Pseudomonas mendocina genome, the region TGATTCTCATAATGCCCCGGCCATCGAAGCAGAAGCGGCGTGCGCACTCCGCCCTCAGTATAGGTCGCCTTCTTGCCGATCAGCGGGTAGTTGTTATCCATATTGATATTGGCACCGCCGTTATCGCTAGCGAATATCACCACGGTATTGTCCGCCTGACCGCTTTCCTCAAGCGCTTTGAGCAAGCGCGCCATGTTGTGATCAAGCTGACTCAGAATGGCGAAATATTTCCCTTCCGGCGTATCGGGAAATTGCGTACTGAAGGCAGGGCTCGGCTGATAGGGCGTATGCGGCGAGAAGAGCCAGAGGTTGATGAACCAAGGCTTTTCCCCCACACCTGACTTCACCAGTTCGACAGCTTTGTCTGTAAGGATATCGTCCAGATAACCCTGGTGCTGGGCTGGCGCAGAACCATTGTCTTGCAGCCACGGATTGATATGCGTTGGCTGCCGACGCACCGGGCGCCCGTCTGGCCCCGGCCCCTGCAGAACGAAATGGTTGAGCATGCCGAACCAATAGTCGAAGCCCTGTTGTCCGGGCTGAATCTCTTCGTACTCCAGCGCCTCACCTAAATGCCACTTCCCAACATGCAGGGTTCTATAGCCCAGCGACCGCAAGGATTTGGGCAAAGTGACCAGGTCGGGGGACAGTCCAAGGCCATCTGCCTGGAAGCCCACGCTCACTGGGTGGCGGCCACTGATCAAGCTGGCTCGACTGGGAGAGCACGTACTGTCTGTGTAATGGCGACGCAAGCGCACTGCGCTTGCGCTCAGTGCATCCAGCGTTGGCGTAGGCGCCCTGCCATCCCCCCAACTTGCTATATCGTTGTTGCCCAGATCATCGACCAGCACCAACAGGATGTTTGGCTTTGCGTGCGATTCGGCCGCATTGCCTGCATAGGCCGTACACAGCAGAATGCCAAGCAGCACGAGACGCATGCGCGCACCGCGACCATGACGAAACAGAACTCTCATCTAGAAGGATCCCTGGCGAATGAATGGAGAAAACTTTCCCAAGTTGTCAGGCAACAAGGACATACAACCGGACTCCGGATTGTTGATCAATTACGACGCGCTGCGCACGGCAGCCGCGGAGCTGGGTGAAATATATCGCTCCAACGAGCCTTTCCCGCACATCGTCATCGACAACTTCCTGCCTCGTGCGACATTGGCACGCCTGCTTGCCGAATACCCACATGACCAGTCGCTGCCAATCTGGAATGAGGCTACGCACAAGGACAAGCAAACAGGTGAGTACGTACAGAAAGATAAGCGCAACATACGCGATCTGATGGCCATGCCACCGAGCTACCGCCAATTGATCTGGGAATTGAATTCGCATTATTTTCTTGATTTTCTCGCCGGGATGACCGGTGTTGGCAACCTGATCCCAGATCCCAACTTGCGAGGCGCCGGCATCCACCAGATTGGTCGAGGAGGCTTTCTCAAAGTGCATGCGGACTTCGCCACTCATCGT harbors:
- a CDS encoding sulfatase family protein; the encoded protein is MRLVLLGILLCTAYAGNAAESHAKPNILLVLVDDLGNNDIASWGDGRAPTPTLDALSASAVRLRRHYTDSTCSPSRASLISGRHPVSVGFQADGLGLSPDLVTLPKSLRSLGYRTLHVGKWHLGEALEYEEIQPGQQGFDYWFGMLNHFVLQGPGPDGRPVRRQPTHINPWLQDNGSAPAQHQGYLDDILTDKAVELVKSGVGEKPWFINLWLFSPHTPYQPSPAFSTQFPDTPEGKYFAILSQLDHNMARLLKALEESGQADNTVVIFASDNGGANINMDNNYPLIGKKATYTEGGVRTPLLLRWPGHYENQDIREPTVFMDIFPTLVSIAGGNPPKGLAGRNLLPLFEGGSVPGFDALYWAGDSGGALGMTYSAHLLNERRFFYREPLGQLHSGAVTPAIDKHKSEDRPVTEFDGKQASALIRGWEWQVRPVPLQWQAADQNSPGVLTGRNFQRAPVFGGYSLGLSLRQLSFAGGAQTLVDQPGVWGVRLLPDRRLEVRHGGTLQLSEPVQADGRCDSLVISTHVKPASTFPFPGPAKARLLLYWNGQPVLDSDRVLERPDTAKVLSNPTYIGAQADGKEAYRGAPLSEPLLINKLVLPEQEGLALSDMLQRLCR
- a CDS encoding 2OG-Fe(II) oxygenase, coding for MNGENFPKLSGNKDIQPDSGLLINYDALRTAAAELGEIYRSNEPFPHIVIDNFLPRATLARLLAEYPHDQSLPIWNEATHKDKQTGEYVQKDKRNIRDLMAMPPSYRQLIWELNSHYFLDFLAGMTGVGNLIPDPNLRGAGIHQIGRGGFLKVHADFATHREFGLDRRLNFLLYLNPDWPEEYGGHLELWDKEMQGPPTQVLPLLNRCVVFSTTATSYHGHPKPLTCPEGIYRKSLALYYYTNGRPAGEAEPGFATLWRDLPEAYR